The following are from one region of the Coffea eugenioides isolate CCC68of chromosome 2, Ceug_1.0, whole genome shotgun sequence genome:
- the LOC113762882 gene encoding SEC12-like protein 1, with amino-acid sequence MEGGVDGVAAEGKVTCAAWIRRPENAHLVVIGKSRTPPSSSSLEIFSFDPMAASLSSSPKVIYEFEEGVEPVSIAVHPSGDDIVCSTSTAGCKLLELHARGDNVRLLAKELLPLQNVSPQRCLAFSGDGSRFATGGVDGHLRIFEWPNLRIILDEPRAHKSFQDMDFSLDSEFLASTSTDGSARIWKTDGVPVTTLTRNSDEKIELCRFSRDGTKPFLFCTVQRGNKPLTVVWDISTWEKIGHKRFLPKPASILSISLDGKYLALGSKDGDVCVVEVKKMEIRHWSKRLHSGSNIISLEFCPSARIVLTASSEWGAMVTKLTVPVDWKDWQIYLLLLGLFLASMLLFYVFFQNSDSFWNFPESARKINTVFGGSQPDDKTAFEQFEQLDLLS; translated from the exons GGTGATTGGAAAGTCAAGGACGCCCCCCTCTTCTTCTTCACTGGAGATTTTCTCATTTGATCCCATGGCGGCttctctttcttcctctccGAAG GTGATTTATGAGTTTGAAGAAggagttgagccggtgagtatTGCGGTACATCCAAGTGGAGACGACATCGTCTGTTCCACCTCCACTGCTGGCTGCAA ATTACTTGAGTTGCATGCTCGAGGAGATAATGTAAGACTTTTGGCCAAAGAATTACTTCCTCTTCAGAATGTCAGTCCACAGAGATGCTTAGCCTTCAGTGGGGATGGATCTCGATTTGCTACTGGAGGAGTT GATGGACATCTCAGAATCTTTGAATGGCCAAATTTGCGCATCATTTTAGACGAACCAAGAGCCCACAAGTCTTTTCAAGACATGGATTTTAG TCTAGACTCGGAGTTTCTAGCTTCAACATCCACTGACGGTTCAGCAAGAATATGGAAGACTGATGGTGTTCCAGTAACAACCTTGACACGAAACTCA GATGAGAAGATTGAACTTTGTCGATTTTCAAGAGATGGGACGAAACCATTTTTGTTTTGCACAGTACAAAGAG GCAATAAGCCACTTACTGTTGTCTGGGACATAAGTACATGGGAAAAAATTGGACACAAGAGATTCCTACCTAAACCAGCTTCTATATTATCCATAAGCTTGGATGGAAAGTATCTTGCTCT AGGAAGCAAAGATGGGGATGTGTGTGTGGTTGAAGTAAAGAAGATGGAGATCCGCCATTGGAGTAAGAGGCTGCATTCGGGTTCTAATATCATTTCATTGGAGTTTTGCCCCAGTGCAAG GATTGTCCTAACTGCCTCTTCTGAATGGGGAGCTATGGTGACTAAACTGACTGTTCCTGTTGATTGGAaag ATTGGCAGATTTACCTGCTACTGTTGGGACTATTTTTAGCTTCAATGCTTTTGTTTTACGTATTCTTCCAGAATTCAGATTCTTTCTGGAACTTTCCTGAATCTGCAAGAAAGATTAACACTGTTTTCGGAGGTTCGCAACCCGATGATAAGACTGCGTTCGAACAATTTGAACAACTAGACTTGTTATCCTGA